In Paramisgurnus dabryanus chromosome 7, PD_genome_1.1, whole genome shotgun sequence, the following are encoded in one genomic region:
- the LOC135783157 gene encoding ras and Rab interactor 2-like: MAMNAASQPGKMDRNSSYLQLVEAFTSSLGTLEQPMVDAQETDDDPVKEPDPCLLIEIEGAMTGACLQSPAADGDGVGTSLSVLDKLIHTHPIWLLLSIEQHEVIDILLKQPAGVFLVWRSPVLQKKVLSFHMDGTSDCINHVPVKESQYTFSLEESRTGFADLFHLVAFYCISRDILPCTLKLPEAVRLAETLSDLNEVAQQGAAFWKSSLNNQHETLCISDSPPVQEKPLISLPGNCSEIEDSCSNTSEGLKGCSSSALSLIKPIPLQTQVISKDPTAAKGKSCSSPPPTPRPPRILIHTPTAPPGSRTMPLSIGFNRLSQRSKSSTMSKGSKQPCTKNPGPPPRLCQAPDIDSYRCIIALDDETISRALSQANLPHTTPANILRQWTGLEEEGQSSSGRSLSTSSFDSLDSSLYLNLSQGMGQRLSTDDSSNEYDEEEEDYGVELKRDLHLRLSGSHRLLAMEFTGARPRSFVIFPRALNGHFCKVLGVLKVLAKPEKRILLQIIELAQDKGSYFGCLVQDYLSYVQENKNCLTSCQDLLQTIRQFMTQMKAYLIQSSEINPPIESYIPEDQIDGVLEKAMHKCVLKPLYGSVKSAMHDYQVSSGEWRRLQENLAMAKTKQPRELGANAARPPGTYAINRIRRKLAAMCRMYSPEKKIVVLLEVCKLIYSIMQDHKVRLFGADDFLPMLTYVLVQCDIPQLDTEILYMMELIDPSLLHGEGGYYLTSAYGAMSLIKNFQEDQAARILSSTTRDTLHQWHQRRTMQRNLPSLDDFQNYLRVALQKADSCCMAKTLQVRPYTTTEEMSSLCALKFGVSDPENYGVFLYTGDTSQQLAADTYPQRIKAELHSRPNPPSFHFVYRKTQT; encoded by the exons TTGGTGGAGGCTTTCACATCTTCACTGGGAACACTGGAGCAGCCAATGGTTGATGCACAAGAAACAGATGATGATCCAGTCAAAGAGCCAGATCCCTGTTTACTCATAGA GATAGAGGGAGCGATGACCGGTGCTTGTTTACAGAGTCCTGCGGCTGATGGTGATGGTGTGGGTACGAGTCTGAGCGTGTTGGATAAACTGATACACACACACCCCATTTGGCTTCTGCTTTCTATCGAACAGCACGAGGTCATTGACATCCTACTAAAGCAACCAGCTGGG GTATTTCTGGTGTGGAGGTCACCTGTCCTTCAGAAGAAAGTCTTATCTTTCCACATGGATGGAACCTCAGACTGCATCAATCACGTCCCTGTCAAGGAGAGCCAGTATA CATTTTCTCTGGAGGAATCAAGAACTGGTTTTGCTGACCTCTTTCACCTTGTGGCCTTTTACTGTATAAGcag GGACATACTGCCGTGCACTCTGAAGCTTCCAGAAGCCGTTCGTTTAGCAGAAACACTGTCTGATCTGAATGAGGTGGCCCAGCAAGGTGCAG CATTCTGGAAGTCATCTCTCAACAATCAACACGAGACACTTTGTATTTCAGACAGTCCTCCTGTTCAAGAGAAACCGCTGATCTCCTTGCCTGGCAACTGTTCTGAGATTGAGGACTCCTGCTCAAATACATCAGAAGGTCTGAAAGGTTGCTCCAGCAGTGCTTTGTCTTTAATCAAACCGATCCCCCTTCAGACACAAGTGATCTCAAAAGACCCAACAGCAGCTAAAGGAAAATCCTGTTCATCTCCTCCACCCACCCCTCGTCCACCTCGCATTTTGATTCATACACCTACTGCACCTCCAGGTTCGAGGACTATGCCTTTAAGCATCGGCTTTAACAGACTGAGTCAGAGATCCAAGTCTAGCACCATGTCCAAGGGATCCAAACAACCTTGTACCAAGAATCCTGGCCCTCCACCACGACTTTGTCAAGCCCCAGACATTGACAGTTACCGTTGCATTATCGCTTTGGATGATGAAACCATCTCTAGGGCCCTATCTCAAGCCAATCTGCCCCATACCACACCTGCCAACATCCTGCGACAATGGACAGGACTAGAAGAGGAAGGGCAAAGCTCAAGTGGCCGAAGTTTGTCCACATCTTCATTCGACTCCCTGGATTCTTCTCTTTATTTGAACCTGTCCCAGGGCATGGGTCAAAGGCTCTCCACGGATGACAGCAGTAATGAATACGATGAAGAAGAGGAAGATTACGGTGTGGAACTAAAGCGAGACTTACATCTCCGGCTGAGTGGTTCCCACAGACTCCTGGCGATGGAATTTACGGGGGCACGTCCGAGATCGTTCGTCATCTTTCCGCGGGCATTAAATGGACACTTCTGCAAGGTCCTAGGGGTCCTCAAAGTCTTGGCTAAACCTGAGAAACGCATCTTACTACAGATCATTGAGCTGGCCCAGGACAAAGGCTCCTACTTTGGTTGCCTGGTGCAGGACTACTTGAGCTATGTGCAGGAGAACAAAAACTGCCTCACGTCCTGCCAGGATCTTCTGCAGACAATTCGCCAGTTCATGACCCAGATGAAGGCTTATCTCATACAGAGCTCAGAGATAAACCCACCCATTGAATCTTACATACCTGAGGACCAGATTG ATGGAGTGTTGGAAAAGGCCATGCATAAATGTGTGCTGAAACCTTTGTACGGTTCAGTGAAGTCGGCCATGCATGATTACCAGGTGTCCAGCGGGGAGTGGCGGAGACTGCAAGAAAATCTGgccatggccaagaccaaacaGCCCAGAGAGCTGGGGGCAAACGCAGCAAGACCACCAGGCACCTACGCCATTAACCGGATCCGCAGAAAACTGGCAGCCATGTGTAGGATGTACTCGCCCGAGAAGAAGATCGTGGTGCTGTTGGAAGTTTGTAAACTCATCTACAGTATTATGCAAGATCACAAAG TGCGACTGTTCGGAGCTGATGATTTTCTGCCTATGTTGACATATGTGTTGGTCCAGTGTGACATACCTCAGTTGGACACAGAAATCTTGTACATGATGGAGCTGATAGATCCATCATTGCTACATGGAGAAG GAGGTTATTACCTCACCAGTGCATATGGAGCAATGTCACTGATTAAGAACTTCCAGGAAGACCAGGCTGCCCGAATCCTCAGCTCTACAACACGTGACACACTCCACCAATGGCACCAAAGACGCACCATGCAGAGAAATCTGCCCTCTTTGGACGACTTCCAG aatTACTTGCGTGTGGCTTTGCAAAAGGCAGACAGCTGCTGCATGGCTAAAACCCTGCAGGTGCGGCCCTACACCACCACTGAAGAGATGTCGAGCCTTTGTGCCCTAAAATTCGGCGTGTCTGATCCTGAAAACTATGGAGTTTTTCTCTACACGGGCGACACCAGCCAGCAGCTAGCCGCAGACACGTACCCTCAGAGGATTAAGGCAGAATTACACAGTCGGCCAAACCCTCCATCATTTCACTTTGTCTACAGAAAGACACAAACATAA